The following coding sequences are from one Paenibacillus sp. JDR-2 window:
- a CDS encoding response regulator transcription factor, whose product MYKVMLIDDDVPMLKVLQQMMEWEQHDLHVAASTFSSVKALHLFKETMPDIVITDIGLPKKNGIELAAEFTAIKPGVRIIFLTCHEEFHYAQQAVKLDADDYLIKDQLTADQLEESLRKSVARLKGRKAEGGTDSDAYSIELQKRALFQLILDGADLEKTRAYASRVGIEWPYACFMMGMIHLRYSDYELLYNRSNISLIRYAIYNIAMEIAQSYKGITPFIDQDHFMVLYNYRQNLAGNDQAYLQSYLDELLRQVTAYLRITLQIVLVTDKLVLQAAGSVYQQIRSGKPEFYRMGQLAAAASSQLLGQLFYPLPQDFNAAFRGGLERTILEKNTGEMRGVLVRFGQEAESRRIEPEEWTEALVQLLREAEILFPRRKAEEDVYAYIGAARTMEDALELAVGRLERLAQEQLGHAGGAAKSREPRLQVIQAFIDNHLSDNITSIDIAQYLYLNPSYFSRYFKRLTGLSFTDYVHQYKMKIAANMLKSSGQTLETLAVGLGYSDRAYFSKVFKKYIGFTPSQFKQKHQLVRKS is encoded by the coding sequence ATGTATAAAGTCATGCTTATTGATGATGATGTCCCGATGCTTAAAGTGCTGCAGCAGATGATGGAATGGGAGCAGCATGATTTGCATGTAGCCGCAAGCACGTTCTCCAGCGTGAAAGCTCTGCATCTGTTCAAGGAGACGATGCCGGATATCGTCATTACGGATATCGGATTGCCGAAGAAGAACGGAATCGAGCTGGCCGCGGAATTTACGGCAATAAAGCCGGGCGTCCGGATTATTTTTCTGACCTGCCACGAGGAATTTCATTATGCCCAGCAGGCGGTGAAGCTGGATGCCGACGATTATTTAATCAAGGATCAATTGACGGCCGACCAGCTGGAGGAGAGTCTTCGCAAATCGGTTGCCCGTCTGAAGGGACGGAAGGCGGAAGGCGGAACGGACTCCGACGCGTATAGCATCGAGCTGCAAAAACGCGCGTTATTCCAGTTGATTTTGGATGGGGCGGATCTGGAGAAGACGCGTGCATATGCGTCGCGCGTAGGCATCGAGTGGCCTTATGCGTGCTTTATGATGGGGATGATTCATCTTCGTTATTCGGATTACGAGCTGCTCTACAACAGGAGCAATATTTCGCTTATCCGTTACGCGATCTATAATATTGCCATGGAAATTGCCCAATCCTACAAAGGGATCACGCCGTTTATCGATCAGGATCATTTTATGGTGCTGTACAATTACCGTCAGAACCTGGCGGGGAATGATCAGGCTTATCTGCAGTCGTATCTGGATGAGCTGCTTCGTCAGGTGACGGCATACCTTAGAATTACGCTGCAGATCGTTCTTGTCACCGACAAGCTGGTTCTGCAGGCCGCCGGTTCCGTCTACCAGCAGATCAGAAGCGGCAAGCCGGAGTTTTACCGGATGGGCCAGCTGGCCGCGGCTGCGTCCTCGCAGCTGCTTGGCCAGCTCTTTTACCCGCTGCCGCAGGACTTTAATGCGGCATTCCGCGGCGGGCTTGAACGCACCATTTTGGAGAAGAACACGGGGGAGATGCGCGGAGTTCTTGTCCGTTTCGGTCAAGAGGCGGAAAGCCGCAGAATCGAGCCGGAGGAATGGACCGAGGCGCTTGTTCAGCTGCTTCGCGAAGCCGAAATCCTGTTCCCGCGTAGAAAAGCGGAAGAGGACGTCTATGCTTATATCGGCGCGGCAAGAACGATGGAGGACGCGCTGGAGCTGGCAGTTGGCCGGCTGGAGCGTCTAGCCCAAGAGCAGCTTGGCCATGCCGGAGGCGCCGCCAAATCGCGGGAGCCGCGGCTTCAGGTCATCCAAGCTTTTATCGACAATCATCTGTCGGACAATATTACGTCCATTGATATCGCGCAATACCTGTATTTGAACCCAAGCTACTTCTCCCGTTATTTCAAACGGCTGACGGGGCTTAGTTTCACGGACTATGTGCACCAGTACAAAATGAAGATAGCCGCCAACATGCTGAAGAGCTCCGGCCAGACGCTCGAGACGTTAGCCGTTGGGCTTGGTTATTCCGACCGCGCTTATTTCTCGAAGGTGTTCAAGAAGTACATCGGCTTCACCCCAAGCCAGTTCAAGCAAAAGCATCAGTTGGTTCGCAAATCATAA